GACCCAGAAACCGATGCGCTTTCACCCAGCATGGCGACCGTCGAGAGCGCGGTGACGGATTTGCCCGAACCGGATTCCCCGACCAAAGCCACCGTCTCTCCGCGATCCAGAGAGAAGGACACGCCTTTGACCGCTTCGAATAGTTGACCGTCCTGACGGAAGCCAACACGCAGATCTTTGACCTCTAGGATACTCATGAGAAGGTCTTTCGTGGGTCAAAGGCATCGCGCACGCCTTCGAAAATGAAGATCAAGAGCGAGAGCATAATGGCGAAGGTGAAGAATGCGGTGAAGCCGAGCCACGGGGCCTGAAGGTTCTGTTTCGCCTGTAGCGTCAATTCACCTAGCGAGGGTGCCGAGGACGGCAGGCCAAAGCCAAGGAAATCGAGGCCTGCGAGGGTCGAGATCGTTCCGGTTACGATGAACGGCAGCATGGTCAGCGTTGCCACCATCGCGTTTGGCAGCATGTGGCGGAACATAATCGTCCAGTTGCTGACGCCCAAGGCTTTGGCGGCACGGACGTATTCAAGGTTCCTTGCCCGCAAGAACTCGGCGCGTACGACTCCAACAAGAGCCGTCCAGCCAAAGAGCACCGTTAAGAACACCAAGAGCCAGAAACTTCGTCCCAAAATCGCGAAGAGGATGATGATGATATAGAGGCTTGGTGTAGAGCCCCAGATCTCGATCACTCGTTGGAAAATCAGATCGACCCAGCCTCCGAAATACCCCTGAATGGCACCAGCAATAATGCCGATGATACTCGCGCAGGTGGTCACAATGAGGGTGAAAAAGATCGACAATCGGAAGCCATAGATCACCCGCGCCATGACATCGCGTTTGGTGTCATCGGTGCCCAGCCAGTTCTGCGCATTGGGCGGCAGAGGGGCCGCGCCGGGGCGCTCCACCGACGATGTATAAGAATAGGGG
This is a stretch of genomic DNA from Cognatishimia activa. It encodes these proteins:
- a CDS encoding ABC transporter permease, which codes for MFKMSPLNQRRWRNFRRNRRAFWSLIIFCVLFGLSLMAEFIANEKPILVQYRGDLYTPIFKFYPETAFGGDFQTEAGYRDPEVKCLIETGGLELCFDDPEGYIEDAQDGVIDGEAIEKGWMIWPLIPYSYTSSVERPGAAPLPPNAQNWLGTDDTKRDVMARVIYGFRLSIFFTLIVTTCASIIGIIAGAIQGYFGGWVDLIFQRVIEIWGSTPSLYIIIILFAILGRSFWLLVFLTVLFGWTALVGVVRAEFLRARNLEYVRAAKALGVSNWTIMFRHMLPNAMVATLTMLPFIVTGTISTLAGLDFLGFGLPSSAPSLGELTLQAKQNLQAPWLGFTAFFTFAIMLSLLIFIFEGVRDAFDPRKTFS